The nucleotide window TTTCATTGCCCAATGACCCCACCCCTTCAGTCCCCACACTCCCAGTTCCCAGTTGTCTGCTTCTTATGAATGGATCAGAGATGGCCACTGTACACCTGACCTCACAGATGGAGTTAGGGTGAACATTCGTGCCACAGCTGGGGCCAAATTCAAAGAAGGGCTGGCTGGAGGAATAGGAATCCTTTGACAGTCTTGTTACTGATCACAGGAGTCTCTGCTCGTCGTCCTGGGAAGATCAAATTGTTACTCATgtctgagaaaatggaaataactacTTGTTTACAAACACATGCTTATATTCTGGACATGTGTGAAGATGGGGTCAAGTTTGACTAAGATCACGAGATACTAGATTTAATATTTGATCCCTTTGAAATACACTgtgcagggggtgcctggatggctcagttggttaagcgtcccacttcagctcaggtcatgatcccgtggttcatgggtttgagccctgcatcgggctctgtgctgaccgctcagagcctggagcctgcttcagattctgtgtctctccgtccctcccccacttgtgtgtgtgctctctctctctctctctaaaaaataaacattaaataaaaataaaagacaccatGCAGATAGAATGAAAAAGGAGTAAAAGCTTTAGAAATACACAGAGATCTTTTTTTGTCAAGAACAGTGCCTTAGCACTGAACACATAATGTTCTAGGAGCATAGAAAAAAGCTTTTCATCAGAACTTTAGGGATGAAAGCCTTTGGTTAAATGGCAAAATATAGAGTCTGTTAGTATCATAGTATCAAAAAGCAgagctaaggggcgcctgggtggctcagtcggttgagcgtccgacttcggcccaggtcatgatctcacgtccgtgagttcaagccccgcgtcgggctctgtgctgacagctcggagcctggagcctgtttcagattctgtgtctccctctctctctgaccctcccgtattcatgctctgtctctctctgtctcaaaaataaataaacgcttaaaaaaaaaaaaattaaaaaaaaaaaaaaaagcagagctaaGTACTTCTGAAGGtgagtttaaaagaaatatatcctAAAGGACAATACGTTTTTGGAGAGTTAGGAATGTCCTCACCCTTCAGTCTCCTCAAGGACTCAGAAGGCTAGGCAGCTTTGTAGGTGTGGTTCAGGAGGCTTTGCTGTTGCTAGGCAACAGTCTGTCAATCTGAGGGGGTGCCTCTCCAGAGAGCATGGGTAAGGAAGGGGACAAATGCCTTGATTGACCTTTATTCCTGTACTCAGTGTTAGGAGCAGTCAGGATTTCCTGATTCATTGCTAACCAGGAAATCCCAGCTGCCCAGCGGCAAGGGGTTAAAAAACAGTTCTGAAAAGCTTTTTATGTTCTGGAGAGCAAAATTACACATACATGCAAACCACAAACACATAGCACctgggtaaataaaatgtggctgAATAAAGGCCAGGCTATTTGCAAAAGGGAATCTGGAAAACATTTGCTTTTGGGTGGTTAACATTACTTAcactttatgcatttttttaagaaaaaaaatagaggaaatgtgcaaaaaaaaaatcagaattttaacaTGGCTGTTGAAAATGAGATTTCAGTTCATTACTTTCCAAATCCTAAGGGGTGATGGAGATTGAGAGGGGCATAGAGCTACTACTGCACCAAGAAGTAGCAACACTTTTAGTACAAAAGTTGTTAAACAAAGACCATTTCCCAGAGATAGAATTGTGCTATGGGATACACTGAAGAGGTCATTAAACACTGTCCTCCAAACATGGGATGAAACGTCAATAGTAAATAGCAGTAAATAGTAAATAGTGAATGGTATCAGTGTacataataaagactaaaaatGCTTAGAAATTCAAAACCATTGGACTTCATGATAAGTCAGATTTTCTGATATGACAGAATTTAAGCACCCAGGAGTTCATGCTAGAGGATTTATGTTGATCATAACTTGTCTGGGAACCTACATGCCTAAGTGATTTCTCCTTGAAGGAAAAAATCATCATCTCATTATGGGAGGGGTTCACTATCAGTAGAAAGCTATTAGATTGAACCATAAGAAATTGCTAGTTTTGTAGGTCGGTAACTTTCAAGATCAGCAATTTCATATACTTCAAcctaaaacttttgtttttttctaagccATGTCAAGTTGGGGTTCACAGTTACATTTATGGAGAGAAAGGGGGTAGGTGAACAAATAGTTTTTATatagttcagaaaataaaatgcctaagCAGAATGAGCGGAGTTCTAATTGGGAATGTTGCAGGTGTGAAACCAGCATTCTGAATCTACCAGAGAGGgtttcagaacttttcatctgtAGTAGAGGTAGAAGTTTGGTGGCGTCATGGGAATAAGGTAGATTTTTCCATAACAGAGCGGTGACAACACAGAAATAACTCCAGCATTAACCTATCCTAAGTGGCAAACACAAAAGTAGGAATTAAGAACTAAGTTCTCAGGTTACCTCTGCTATTAGTTGCTATTTGGAGATAAATGAGAGCAGAGTTACAAAAAATAGTAACAGTACATCTTGTTAATATGTACAAATTATtaacaaatggaataaaagaaaactacataaagTTGTTTCTTAAACAATTGTTTATTGTCTTTATACCATAGCACCATAATTTTGTCAAGGGCACAAGACTGCCCACTGAATCTTGCAGGAACCCAAGGAACCCAAACATTTATCACCTAAGGAATTTGGGGTTACATTAAGTGTTACCTCTATGTAGAAAAACCCTGCTAAAACATCTTACACTCTATGCAAAATGTGTGCATTCCAAATAAATAGTGAGAATAGAGCACAATCTCTAAACCTCTTAAATGCCTAGAAATCCTATATGTTAACTACTCTGTTCTGGACTTGATAGTGCCAAGTCCCTGTAAATTGTAATCCGTGTGCAGGGGACTCTCCAAATACAACCAAGCACAAATGATAACAAAGGAGAGGGAACATAGGCACTACAAGTTCTAATAAACAGAGAGTCCCAATTCAGCTTTGAATTTTTCGTATCTTTCTAGGTTTCAAATTTTCAGTATttgtgaagattttaaaaataaggtttatgatttgcaaatgtacAAAGTTTAACATATGACAAATGTAAAATGCCAATGgctacatatatttattttttttattactgttttttatttttgagagagaaacagagcatgagcaggggaggggcagagagagagggagacacagaatccaaagcaggctccaggctccaagctgtcagcacagagcccaatgcagggcttgaactctggaacctcgagatcatgacctgagctgaagccggacacttaaccaactgagccacccaggtgccctgccaatggctaaatatagataaaataataccaaatatagatatataaagcTATTATGATAAAAGACATTATCAGGCATCTCTATATATTCCACCCTATAATCTCATAAATCAAAGCTTTTAGCTGTCTGGATTCATATGTGACTGTATTCTTTCCAGtatgtattctttcttcttccagagGTTGTTCAATCATGGCAGGTATGTTCCTGCCATAAAGTTCACATTGTTCTAGAAACTGGACACATTCTTGAATAACACTGTCACGAAGCACGATCGTGTGTTTTGACATGTTTTCTAATAAGGACAGGAAGCATCTTTTGGCATAATACCAGGTATCAGTTCCCAGTTTCTTATGATAAGGCTCCAGGCTTTTGATCACCCGAGAAATACCAAAGTCATAATTTCCTTTGGCACAATAAAGTGTGCCTATCACCAAATTCACAATGCAGAGGTGGTAGATTTTCTTATCGGGGTCATCATAGGACAGCTGCTCTTCCTCCTTTTCAATCTTCCTCATCAACTCCTCAGCTTCTTCATTCTGACTTGTCATAATATATGAAACACACAGGTTAGCCAGCACAACAGCACTGACATTCAGGATGTGGTCATAATGCTTCTTGACTATGGGTTCATAGAAACCTATAGCTTCTTTGTATTTGTCTTCCTGCATGAACAGGACATGAGCCACGTTCAACTTCCACACATCGTGGTCATTACAGAATTCCACAGATTTGCGGAAGATCTTTTCCACCATTGGATAATTCTCAAGGTTCCAGTAGATTTTGGCCTGGGCCATCAACACAGGAATATACTTCTCCAGAGTGTCATCATATTCATTCACTGCCTTTTTGACAGCTTCGTCATCTCTGTGGTGTCTTGCTTCCTGTACTTGTTTGGTGAGTCTCCGGAGCTGTTCAGTCAGCATCCCCGCTAGCCCATCAAGCTTAATGAAAGCCTCTTCAGGGGCTGTCTGGCAGGTGATCAAGGCATCCAAGAAGTCATAGAGATAGGGTGTGAGGAACTTGTAAGTCAAATGGGCATTCTCGGCCAGGACATCTGCTGCCAGGTCGAAATACTCATACTTACAGTAGAGCAGCAGCAGGTTGCCAAAGGTCTCCGGGGGAAAGGGGTTCTGCTGGAGCAAAAACTGTAGCTTTTCAAACCCTTCTGTAGGCctggcatccatgttcattagcgCCTGGTTGTGCAGGGTCACAGGGTCTAACTCTTCTTCTGCCCTAGGTGGCATGTCAGTGAGGGCTTCCTGGGCCGCCTCATAGTTTCTCAGTTGGTATTCTATGGCTGCTTTGAGGTTGAAGGCTTCCACCAGGGCAGTCTGGTGAAGGACTAAGGTGTTGCCAACACTTCGAACATCAATGCCCTCAGTGGTCATGCCCACACCTAGCTCCGGGTGCTGGCGGATGCCACGCTCAATAATGTCTGTGATGTGCTTCAGGGCCGGGGCATAGTGCCGGCTACTGTAATAGGCCAAAGCCAGGTTGTAGGAAAGGTCAGGCCGGTAGCCCGAAGCCTGGAGGGCCGCAAAGAACTTGGAACACGCGGCCTCATACTGTCCCTCCTTGTAGAGCAAACACCCCAGGTTGACCTGACCATCGGGCTCGTTCTCGCCCCCActgtcctctcccccttccccgcccagTAGCTGCTCCACCAGGCTCTTGGCCCCGGGCAGGTCGCCCTCGCTGTACTTGATCGCGGCTTGCAGACGGAGGACGCGGTTGTGGTAGGCGGGGTTGTCCAGGAGGAGGAAGGCGACCCTGGTGGCCTCTGGATAAAGGCAGGCCTTGTACAGGGCCTGGGCCTGGTACAGGCGGTACTGCTCCAGTTCCGGGTGCAGCTGGCCCAGCTGCTCATAGCACTCGGCCGCCAGCGTGAACTCCTGCAGGCGGTAGTAGCAGTAGCCCAGCAGCGACAGGCCGGCGCGGCTCCTCGGGCTCCGCTGGAGCTCGCCGCCCAGCAGCTGCACGGCCTCGGCGTAGCGCGAATCCCGGATGAACCGGTACACGACGGCAGTGAACTCCCCATCGGGGATCTGTGCGCCGCTCAGCCCGGCCATAACCGCTAAGCTGGTGGTGCGTGCTGGTTACCATGGCAACAAGCCCACCGGAAACGGAAGGCACAAAGATTATTCCGGGTTTATATTTGTTGGTTTGCATGCTCCCAAAGTTACTTTGCTGGGGGAAGACCAGACTAGGGTTGGAAAGGAATCACTAATGTGAGGGTCTCATATATGGACTCGTCCCCGAAGACTCCAGAGTGTGAGCGGCGTTAGCAAAGAGGAAATTCCTCCGGTTATTCAGTGACCGAAACTCCACTTCCCGGCATGCACCGGCCAATCGCGCAGCTGCCCAGGACGCTGCCGCGCTGCATGTTGGGAGGCGTAGTCTCTGCCGGAAGGACCTGCGGTCGTCAGAAGGTGAGAGTTCAGGGACCTTTTCTTTCTACAGACAGCAGGGTTACTGGCTCCCTGTTCTGTCACTTAGGTCTCTGGCGCGGAGAGGAAGGTTTAAGGGCTGAAGTCCCTTGCGTTTTTGAGCCTTTATAGACTGTGTGGTGTATATCAGTAGTTTCGTTGCACGTTGTTTTAGTGAAAGAAACGGGAACTGAAAAGGCGGAATGTCAACTTGGCATTCTCCAATTAGAGAAGGTTCAGTTTTCAGGCCTCATTGAGGACATAATAAGAACAAAATAGTGCAGCGACCAGGAGtccttattttgttatttccagAGGTTCACAGAAGGAAAGAGTGCTGTGGATCTTATCTGGTGCTGGGGGAGGATTGCCTTTAGTTCCAATTGTCTCCCTCATACGCTACTCCCCCTTTTACACGACAACAAACATTATTAAGCACATATTAGCGTTTAAACCTGGCCCTACACCTTGCCTTACTCCAAATTTCACTACCAGATGGAGACAATGGAAAAATCCATGACCTAGTCTTTTCCAAGGTGGAGTGGGAATAAAAGCACGACCAAAAGTATTCTCTTCTAACTCTCCAAACCTACTTAGTTTgttgtgtgtgcttgtgtatatgtgatggggggggggggggagagggagagatccaTCCAGCCTGTACTTGTCAGGCTTTAATGATGTTTGGGATATCACTGAACTGATAaaaattggattttcttttagtaaaaagaaaaagaaaatttcctacaCTTTAATTTTTGCCCCTCAGATTCTTAGTTTGAAGATCTCTGGAAATTTGctactgcacacacacacacacacacacacacacaaattctgaATTTCCTTTTGTTACTTTGTCTTTATTTGGAATAGATGCTCTAGATTCCGTGTTACAACCTCAGAGCTATTTTGTATAAATCCTTTTGAATTTAATAGTGCCCCTCATAGAACAGTGGAAAACTAGGGACTTAGTTATTCTATAAAGTTATAATGGATTACTAATAAAAAACATACCATAATTTAGATTGATGTGGAGACTGTAAAATTTTTGGGGGATGAACGCAATTATATCAGTCAAGAATTAGAGAAGTAGACAAGATAGCAGAAGACAAAACTGGCTTATCCCGATGAGGTAGTGGCAGTTCTTAAGACAATAAAATTAGCTATAACTTATGAATATAATAGGCAGTGCCTCTGCTGGTGGCCTAAGGTAAGGGGGTTTTCTTTCATAGCCTTCCACAGTCTTTCAGATTTCCATTGGCCTTGGTACAATCCAAGATAAACATAGTCCAGGTAAAAGCATGTCTTTGCTATATAATTCAAGAATTCAATGCAAATCTCTTATTGCCTCAATAGTGTTGCAGCCTGTAAGTCTTCTCTATAAACAAATTTTGGTGCCAATATCAACCATATTATAGGGCACTCTATTAgactatttacatatattttttctaagctTAATAAGCACCCTGTATTCTGCTTAGtagatagagaaaagaaacaactgGACCATGATATCCAAAAGCTAAGTTATTAGGAAAGAGTGACTGTTGAATTAattcaatatatgtttattagctaaggtcttagtt belongs to Panthera tigris isolate Pti1 chromosome C1, P.tigris_Pti1_mat1.1, whole genome shotgun sequence and includes:
- the LOC102961595 gene encoding tetratricopeptide repeat protein 30B, giving the protein MAGLSGAQIPDGEFTAVVYRFIRDSRYAEAVQLLGGELQRSPRSRAGLSLLGYCYYRLQEFTLAAECYEQLGQLHPELEQYRLYQAQALYKACLYPEATRVAFLLLDNPAYHNRVLRLQAAIKYSEGDLPGAKSLVEQLLGGEGGEDSGGENEPDGQVNLGCLLYKEGQYEAACSKFFAALQASGYRPDLSYNLALAYYSSRHYAPALKHITDIIERGIRQHPELGVGMTTEGIDVRSVGNTLVLHQTALVEAFNLKAAIEYQLRNYEAAQEALTDMPPRAEEELDPVTLHNQALMNMDARPTEGFEKLQFLLQQNPFPPETFGNLLLLYCKYEYFDLAADVLAENAHLTYKFLTPYLYDFLDALITCQTAPEEAFIKLDGLAGMLTEQLRRLTKQVQEARHHRDDEAVKKAVNEYDDTLEKYIPVLMAQAKIYWNLENYPMVEKIFRKSVEFCNDHDVWKLNVAHVLFMQEDKYKEAIGFYEPIVKKHYDHILNVSAVVLANLCVSYIMTSQNEEAEELMRKIEKEEEQLSYDDPDKKIYHLCIVNLVIGTLYCAKGNYDFGISRVIKSLEPYHKKLGTDTWYYAKRCFLSLLENMSKHTIVLRDSVIQECVQFLEQCELYGRNIPAMIEQPLEEERIHTGKNTVTYESRQLKALIYEIIGWNI